In one Diprion similis isolate iyDipSimi1 chromosome 6, iyDipSimi1.1, whole genome shotgun sequence genomic region, the following are encoded:
- the LOC124407122 gene encoding uncharacterized protein LOC124407122, translating to MISFKFFIVLCYVSTFLLHSIVAKDDKDKDELTEGENRIKEQLRVILEHYQQEDPVGLPGAPIPDPMAVPDMKNSFSVYTMELKNIHVYGLSKFRIDHIHSDLAAMQVEVALSMEALDIRGTYTLSSWFAGNSAGNFTVKLTGVEVNGVARLEVGQSGRLQAQDIDMDLTFVNIDIDFQNLGLLGSVFQSLLNSVGTFIFDSIKPFILQEVNTNVKGEVNKQISQLPQYFPNSISPFDMAVAEARNQVSRMGYDPFMLKDRTQSVGVFTATTSHTWLTGLASFYRMGNITLTMKNGTVYAGIDVGTQEIEGSTHWEVSVIGGVLSRLGTVSFTVEYVRVKLTLSQPLDTRKRATLEELDLELGNIQARVHGAGTIDYLMEAGINILPNLLRYQIMDAIEGPVKRRLQKELENVDVEKLIYEKLPELEEQAKQLRGFPIEEETDLGEPQQKLTDEELGPYSESEEERGPS from the exons ATGACAAGGACAAGGATGAACTCACCGAGGGAGAGAACCGCATTAAGGAGCAACTGCGAGTAATCCTCGAACACTACCAACAGGAAGATCCCGTCGGACTTCCCGGTGCCCCGATTCCCGATCCCATGGCCGTGCCGGACATGAAGAACTCCTTCTCGGTCTACACCATGGAATTGAAGAACATTCACGTCTACGGACTATCTAAATTTAGGATAGACCATATACACTCCGATCTCGCCGCAATGCAG GTGGAGGTTGCGTTGAGCATGGAGGCTTTGGACATCCGAGGAACTTACACGCTATCATCCTGGTTTGCAGGCAATTCGGCGGGCAATTTCACGGTGAAGTTGACGGGAGTTGAAGTCAACGGTGTCGCGCGTCTCGAGGTTGGCCAGAGCGGAAGGCTCCAGGCGCAAGACATCGACATGGACTTGACGTTCGTCAACATCGACATAGACTTCCAGAACCTCGGACTTTTGGGCTCAGTATTCCAAAGTCTCCTCAATTCCGTTGGCACTTTCATATTCGACAGTATCAAGCCATTCATACTCCAGGAGGTGAACACCAACGTGAA GGGTGAGGTGAACAAGCAGATATCACAGCTGCCGCAGTACTTCCCCAACTCCATATCGCCGTTTGATATGGCGGTCGCAGAGGCGCGTAACCAGGTTTCGAGGATGGGCTATGACCCGTTCATGCTAAAGGaccgcacccagagcgtaggGGTGTTCACGGCTACGACGTCTCACACATGGCTTACGGGACTGGCGAGTTTTTACAGAATGGGGAACATCACGCTGACGATGAAGAACGGAACG GTTTACGCGGGCATTGACGTCGGGACCCAGGAGATTGAGGGAAGTACGCACTGGGAGGTGAGCGTAATCGGCGGGGTCCTGTCTAGGCTGGGAACCGTATCATTCACCGTTGAATACGTCAGGGTGAAATTGACGCTCAGTCAGCCATTGGATACTCGAAAAAGAGCCACCCTCGAGGAACTCGATTTAGAACTCGGGAACATCCAAGCCCGCGTTCACGGAGCCGGTACCATCGACTACCTCATGGAAGCCGGCATCAACATACTACCCAATTTACTCAG GTACCAGATAATGGATGCCATCGAGGGGCCGGTAAAGCGACGGCTGCAAAAAGAGCTGGAAAACGTTGATGTGGAGAAACTGATCTACGAGAAGTTACCCGAGCTCGAGGAACAGGCGAAGCAACTCCGCGGTTTTCCGATCGAGGAGGAAACTGATCTTGGAGAGCCGCAGCAAAAGTTAACCGATGAAGAATTGGGACCGTATTCAGAAAGCGAGGAGGAACGTGGCCCATCGTAA